ctcaaaatttattttttattctaacttTTAACACCACATAATCTCGTTTCTAATAACATGGCAATAACGGTAATCctctttttgcacaaaaaaatagatagaTAAAGGAAACatcataattgaaaaaattgaaatgtttcaaaaatattttaatttacaaattttgacttcTTACACCTTATTAACTTGTCGAATAGATTTTCTATGTTTGATTGTTTAAAAAGATTAGCATCAACTTTTGTCtccattagaaaaaaaaggtaagatacaaaaataatataaacacgtcatttttttttgcagacacATTGTTGTCCTATGTTTTTGTCGAACCTTTTTAGACATCATACGAAAATCCCTTAAAGTCAATTTTGCAACATATTTTGGTACAAATgaaatcatgtaaaaaaatatttttgtgttgacAGCATCTTTTATCTGTGGAATTCTAATCGGTATGCCacccaacaaaaatttttgaatagatGACGGTGATAAATTTATGCATGAAACctcaaaatatattgaaaaatatcccAATAAatctcagttttttttaataattacagGTATGATAATGttcgtttaatatttttaaagagtttttcgttattttttaaattagttcatAATGAGCTCATTAATTTACtttgctccaaatttttttaactataatttttttttacgtggcTCTAAAACAAAGAAGACGGAACCCATTGGTGGTCTAATCTTAcgcttacaaatttttttttttaatttttcgtaattgttttttttttgtatttttttattataaattattgtttttgtaaGCTCCTTTACAGAATTATTAATTACAAGCGATTAATAAGGTTGTTGTTTTCTGTCTGACGATTTAAACAAAGATTAAAATGCTTAGACGGTCTGATAAAATACATAGTTTTGAAATGATAACTTATCTTCGATGAGgcaagtgaaattttaaaaaatatttcactttattttgaattttttaagtatttaaaaaaaaataatcaacaatttttggtaaaatttccgatatttataaagaactttctaatatttcaaaattattaataattcaatgtccaaaattaaataaacctttttttaaaaaataaagaaaatttaaattttttaaaataataattgtttttattaaatttttttcaaaaaacaaaaaaaaatgaaaattttacaatttatactaaatttaaaaaaaaaatttttttccttaaaaaattttttttattaaattgtactTACCTTGAGCGAATTTGATTTCAAAGtcaattgttttgattttttttgtctgcgaTAAAtgattacatattttttttagataattattAAGTTAATCGATCCGGGGTTTTCTGAAATCTTGACTGATAAGATACAAAGACAAtgagtatttaaatttttgtcgtgATTAAAATCGAATCACTTTATTTTAGTTTCTCAAGTAATTCACACAATTTTAGCAAAATGAGGCTATTATCAATTTTCGCGATTTTATGTTgcttttttgcaacaaatttaGCTGATGAAGTTCTAAATGAGCGTCCAATCATCGGAGTAGTAGCGCAAGAAATGACTACAACACTGAATAACGGCTTTCCAGGACATAAACAGTTCATTGCAGCATCTTACGTAAAGTTTTTAGAAGGAGGTGGTGCCCGAGTTGTCCCTGTGTGGATCAATCAAACTGAAGATTATTACAGAGATATAATGAACAAAGTTAATGGGTaaggaaaaatcatcaaaaaatttaaaaataattttttttcaaaataaaatttcgttcaatAGAATATTTTTCCCTGGCGGCTCCAGCAGCTTTAAGAAAAGTCACGGATTTTCTGAAGCTGGATACCAAATTTACAAAATCGCTAAAGAACTAAATGACAAAGGTGATTATTTTCCACTTTGGGGAACGTGCCTCGGATTTGAACTCTTAACTTATTGGGATGCCGATCGTGCGGATCATCGTGTCAAGTGCAAAAGTGAAAATCAACCACTACCACTGGACTTCACCTTAAACTACAACAATCATCGTCTCTTCCAACTGGCCAGTCATGACATTATCCACAGTTTGCGCTACAAAAATATCACCTCAAACTTCCACAGTTATTGCATCACCGAAGAATCTCTCAAAAAGGTCGGAACAGAGAAAAATTGGATAACTTTATCAACAAACAAAGATTTTGACGGCTTAGAATTCATCTCCAGTTTCGAACATAGTCGATATCCCTTCTTTGGCACCCAATTTCATCCTGAGAAAAACATGTACGAATGGTCAATCGACAAAGTGATTCCGCATGACGAAGACGCTACACGTGCCAATCAATATTTTGCCAGATTTTTCGTGGAAGAAACTCGTAAAAATCGACATCGCTTCGATACACTGAACAACGAGCTGgctcatttaattttcaatttcccaaaaacttttacgAGTCACAAAAGTATTTACAgtgaatgttatttatttaaatctgaaGACGACTATCCggtagaaaaattcaaaaacattaaGATTGAACAAGGAGACGAAAATGAATCGGATGTTTCTACAGACGaataatttaagagaaaaaaaaattaaagaaaaaatgtgtcagtaagcaaaaaaaaaaaattagacaaaaaaagtaaaaagtatgTAAATTGCATTCGTTCTACTTCTTATGGGCATGCAAATCAAAGCATTCTTTCTCCATTTCATCtcaatttgaaagaaattcacAATGCAGTGCTAAAGACCTTCATGGTTACGAAATATTAACACTCCCATCATGAcgctttaattgttttatttttcatgccaagcaaaaagacaaaagaagaCAAATGAATGAGGAATCTTCCCTAtgcaataaacaaaataatcatCGGGGGTTTTCTAatcctaacaaaaaaaatgttgactgCAATGCCTGACGAAGACACACAAAGCTAAGAATTGTAAAAATGCTTCAAGCAGAGAcgcaataaaaacataaaataattaaagtgaaaTATATGCATTTTTGTGTTGCACACACAGAGATCTTCTGCTTACTGCTGTTTTCCGTATGTCTGCGCCTTTTAAAGTTGTGTCGCTCTCTCTGAGGGAGgtatatttttgtatcaatgtttgcatgcaaaaattgtcgacaatttttttttatctctcgaGTGTTGAAACACAGAAGCAGCAATGCAAGAACTAAAGATGAAGTTGATAAATTGCAGCAAAAGTTgtgtatcaaatttaatttaaattttccgagATGGATGCTTGAGGTTTTGTGCAGCAATACCTTTTGTTCGGAAATGTGTTGGCAGAGCTTTTGTGTCGAAATTCCTTCGTAAAATGAATAAGACGAAACAAAATCGTTTCaaatcttttcatttttaattaactttcgaAGTGTTTTTACAACAAACTGCATTTCAGGTAAATAAGACTTTTTAATCAGATTATCGGAATTAAagaaacaagacaaaaaataaatagaaatgttAGAACAAGAAAGTTTTGTAATTGGATGTATGGGCGattatttttctgttgaaaccagattattatttaaggttgtttgcaaaattttcgaagGATTACCAAGGTAAAATCCTTTCTCAACAAGATTTGATCTTTTCTTATGTTTTATTGTATGACAAGATTATTATTGGAAAGACGAcgtattgaatatttttgttaaaacttggcttttaatataaatttttgataaatttagtgATAATactagtaaaaatttttttcgttaaattttttaaaaactaaaaataataatttttaattctatataaaaaaaatatatttgataaaaaaaattttaattaataattttgtactaacttttaacaataaatttgccaaaaactttttatattaaaaattaagtttcttaaaataaaaaaaaaaaaaaaaaaaaaattttaaatatttaaaaaaaaaaaaaaaaataaaaaaaaaaaaaaaaaaaaattaaatttaaaaaataaaaaaaaataatattatgacgtttaatttttcaatatttttgtaaaaatcactttcagatttttttgtttttaaattagaagtttttatttcttttctttgatattttccATGTAAAATGCTGTGTTCATGTgggaacttttaataaaataaaagtaaaaacatggttaaaaaaatatcaatatgtCATTTTATCTGatgttttttaatgttcttaTCATGtagcatttaaaaaacaatgacTAGCCAaaatcaacaataaaaaacaaatcaaatcaaGCAGAACTAAGTAACGAcacatttttcgaataaatatcgagcaaaattacatttttatcacACGAAAACGCGTCAAAACTAGTTCTATCCattatttttcctaaaatgaTTGTTTCCGCATctaatttttcgtgaattttatcaacaaaGTCCCTACCCACTACGCCACGTTTTCCACTTTCCTGTCATCTCCTCGTGCATTGGCGATGCAACTTATAGTCTATCATTAAAACCAGGTCTTTAGTGCACAAAGTAAATACCAGGCAGCTGTATGCTCTAATTTTTGCACGCTTCACGCCTAATTTAAATGAAGAATGAACGAGAGACACAGAAACGAATGCAGGACACACAAAaatccccgaaaaaaaaaacattttactcATAGGGTGATGACTTTTTGTTtgctgcaaaaattaaatgattgatACCTtttgaacacacacacaaaatgccATGCATGAGAACCAACGACGAGAAATTCTGACTACTGCatgattgaaaatgaatttaacaaaatttcagtCGATGCCACGCCATGTCGGAGCTGAGAAAAAATGAACAGTTCCCTCatttacgacaaaaaagagtataatttaactttacatgtataataataataagtaataaaagggactgcagagaaaaaaaatgtatgcagTCACAGAAGAAGAATGGGGTGCTGCTGCTTATTGcagtaaaatttgattttccatggttgtcaagaaaaatattatttaaaataaaaataacgacgacacagaaaaaagaattaaaaatttctattaaattataCCGTgagttatatttaattttttctcttttttttatttaatttttttaattatatttttataaaaaaaataaaatattaaaattcaacaagGAATGGTcaataatttcaaacaaataattaatatttttttttttttattaaattctgctttaattaaattttctcatttattcgcgttttcttacatttcttttcctatttaaataaaatttaaaataaattagtttattaatttttaaacctttgaaaaaaaatttcaaactttttaattttgacaaatgtaaaaaaattaaattttgtctaaaacatttaattaattcaatttaaaacaaagccaaaaaaattgttgaaaaattaaaaaaaaaatccagtaaaaatttaaaaataaaagaaaatgataaaactaatgaaaaaattaattttattaaatttcctaaaaattttcgatgaaaagagtaaaaataatattttttaaaaattaattaaaaattaacgagaagcgaaaaaaagtgaaaaagtgagagaaaatagtttaaataaaaatataaaattcaagaaaaaatagagGAAAATTTAAGTGAACGCACGGTATATATTTCGGTAGTAAATGcacacaaaattcattttaaattttgtttatttaacacTGTGCCCTGTGCATTTCTACTGAGACATcgccatatttattttttttcttcctcatttttatttttcaatggcAATGACGATTTATTtgtataacaatatttttcaatttgattttataatgacggtgacaatttttatgtgaatatttttaaatagtgAACCCTCATGTTTTTGAATCATTAGCGTATTGTTAATGCGAGTgccaataaaaatcaatcgaaCGAAACAAAATGGATGGCAAAATTTgactttcttttattttatgaaagattTTGAAGACCAcaccaaaattttaacaccTACTGAACACCTATGATGACACTATTGTTCCAGTCGTCATCAGAAGTCCCACAAAATCTTGATAAATCATTATCCTCCTGCTCATTCTCCTTTATGCAGCACATGGCATTCATTTGGACACACAATAAAATCTggtaaaatgtcataaaaacccgaaaaaataagtgtgaaaattatttgaatgaataaaattagtcGCGGTACcttgttaatattattatagatGGATTTGCTTGattctcactttttttctttctgtaTGAGTGTAGGACGTTGTGTGTGGCTTTCGAGGATATATTTGGTATTTTAATactagaaaaatgaaaaatttcatttcggaCATATAAAAAGgacaataaaagtaaatagaTAATAGTTTTGTATTcatcaaatttgtttttttttctccaacgaacaaaaaggaaaattcgTTCCATATTAAAATATGAGTTGCAGCTGGATTATTATGGATGAAACAACAATTTATTGGTTtacatttaatgattttttctagaaaattttaatttaaatgcagtttcaaagtaatttccatgccaacaaattttcgaaaagatGACACAAATTTTAACAGACATCTCATTTccatattttgcaattttatctAATTCCGCATGATGACAACAAATGCTCTAACAACGCATTAGTCGCGTCAAAATATGTTTGCGGAATCGGAACACGGacgtttatttaattattttaattcaatttgtaaCAAGGTACCGAATCGCCatggtaaataaaatttcctttgtacttaaaaaataagtggCAACATGACTGTTAAATGCTGTATCAAAACCAATTTTTCCGCTCATAAGACTttgtacacacaaaaaaaggtattttCCTTCTGTCTAAATTACTTTGTGTAAACAATCTATCAACGGAACTGTGATTATAACTTGCCATGAAACAAGTTATGCgtacttgaggaaaaaaatgttgctctTGAAGCGTAAGCATTATTAATTGTTGATACTGAACGAAGAGCGACCAAATCTAAGCTGGAGCACCGTAAATAGTCTGATTTGTGGACACGCatatttaaaatgacaaaaactggaataaatttcatttttttttcgagcatgagctttttgttttggttttcTTGTCGTTCactgaaataaatataatttattcatgagAAGTTGACATGGGCTTttgatgacaaaaatattttttagttttctgtGTGCGTACAAATCTAGTTCATTTGTCAGTTTTAACGCCTAGTTCGTATAAAAAGTCTCCAGTCTGTGTGAAAACTTtgtgtttcaaaattaaaaattattgcgaGACTGAGAcctttttcatggaaaatatgCTGGTatgtacaattaaaaaaatcacagaactgttaatttttatttaaaaaaaaaaattattaatttttaattaaaaaaatttttaaaaaaaattaatttttaagctttttaattaaaaaaataattaaactaaaaaggtttttttcctgaaatttttaaatttctgtaattttttaacgtttttcagaattcatattttttaaaatttttaattttaaaaaaaaaaccaaatttaaggcttttttaaaaatgaagaaaaataaaaataaattttttacgaattttaaatttttcgatcttacacgattaaaaatcaaatatttatcaattcaatattcgaaaaaaaaaactaaaattcaaatagcacgttaaattttttttaaaaaattaaatatggatCAAAAtccaagttaaaatattactgaaggtaattacattttttgaaatatttttttagaatattaaaaaatactaaaaataacaacattttttttaaaatacctaattgttgaaaattttacaggttaattatttaaatttctaaaaatttaaattgcatttatctaattaaatttgtaattttgcaGCTCAAAGCTTCGAGacgtaattttttcacattaaaagCACAATAAAATGTCTACTTCATGAAATTTCTGtcacaaatgtcaaaaattatcacgAAGCAATCAGTCAAAACCGCGTGTGCTTTACATATCAAGTTCAACGACACAATATGTGTATCGCAAGTAAGTACCGTGCAATATTTGGCATATCAAATAAGATGACTATGACGTGAACAATATCATTTTGTtataagtttattattataattatatcatTAAATCGCATCTCAGGTAGTTATCTACCACTTGCTGCGGTCtctaatcaaattattatccgtatcatcatcatcatcaatataAAGTTTACTTGATTAAACTATCAAGCACCGTATCACAATTATAGATTTAATTCAAATGAAGCTGAAAAGTGTGaccaaatacgaaaaaaaggcaaacaTCATGTATTTGCGTGTATGTCACACACATTCGCGTGCTCCACTTGCTACATATTATCATATTGGTCCACGACAACGACGcggctgatgatgatgatgatgttgttgatGAAGCGcaacataataaattaattaatctgaACAAATTGCAACAATTTATATTACTTTCTCATATTTCTGCCGTTCGTTGCGGAAAATGCTGCGGAAGATGCCTTTTAATCGATTcccgaagaagaaaaagcaaAGCTCGGCGGTACAAGAGAGACGGAAGAATatatatgagaaaaataatattagcaTCATTAAATCACTGGCGTGCACCAGAATTGCCCTTTTATCGTTTGTTATGCGCTATCTCTTGCCCGCTCTTCAGGTATTGATTATGCTTCGCGttgtttcgtttatttttattttttgccttttcttTCCTTTGATCATCAACATgattcaatataataatattattttattaatgcgCGCCTTCAACGCTTACACGCCTCTTAAGACAGCACCaacaaaacataataataacgtGATGAGAGCAAAGTGCAAGCAATTTGCCTTgtagataataattttgatcgcCGATATATTGCTttgatttatttgcattttgtttctttcatattctttcaaagagaaaaaaaatcccgaTCTCACTTgaattattgataaatatgTGCCATATGAGAATATGCGGAggaatgttgtttattttttgttgtatttttgatCCATTTCTCGCCACATGGCCATTCGTTTGCTGAAAGGATCCTCTTTGGATTCCAAATCACCATCAATGTTCAAGTATTCGAGGTTGGATTGAAGATTTGACCAAATGACGTTTAATTCACTTTGTTCCGGAGTTGGATTACCAAATTTGCCGAAATTTGACCACATTTTTACCATTCGAGTACGAACAGTTGCTGCTGGACTTTCTGCTGAAACAGAAGGTAATGCTTTGAAATTCCATAGATATCCCAGTTCATCGGCATGGGCAGCTCCTTCGTACTGCTCCAATGATGcaagtttcttaaaaatatttaaatcccCACCGAACGAGAAAATGTAGTAAAAAACTTCGTGACTTTGAGAATGTAACTGTGCCGTTTTTTGAATACCATAACCAAAAACGCGATCAgtggaatattttataaaatccaTAGTATCAGTGATGTTTTGCCCATGGAAATATACTTTACGAATGTTATCTATTATATCAGCGGCCGCTTCGCTATCTGGATCAATATGCCATTCGTAAGGAAGTAAGAAATGTGGATTTTCGTTGAGTTTTTGTAGGAAATTCGGATTTGCATTGAGTTGCGGAATGCCTAAGAGCATTTCTTTATCGTTACTTCCAGAAATGtacttgatatttttgttaaattttttctcttgaattaTGGTCAAGGGTGTTTCTGTCAAAAATCGGGTCTCTTCAGAATCTTCTGGCTCTACACAAGGTGAAAATGGAATAGGTTGCAGAAATGCGGGTAATTGATTGTCCTCTGCGACTCctacaaatttaacaaaaatctttgGATCATCAATTTCCCGAATTCCTTTAACAAGTTCTTCTGTATTCGAAAACgttagatttaaaaatgtcCCTGCTTCGTAAGCAATACGTTTTGGATCATCTTGAAACGACCATGGATTAAGTGCGGAACCAGATTGAGAAATTGCTGCTCGAAATAAACCGTTTGCCATTGGTGAAAGTGTTAGATAATGAACACTTGCTCCTCCAGCTGATTCTCCGAAAATTGTTACTTGTTC
The sequence above is drawn from the Culicoides brevitarsis isolate CSIRO-B50_1 chromosome 1, AGI_CSIRO_Cbre_v1, whole genome shotgun sequence genome and encodes:
- the LOC134827345 gene encoding gamma-glutamyl hydrolase A-like — its product is MTTTLNNGFPGHKQFIAASYVKFLEGGGARVVPVWINQTEDYYRDIMNKVNGIFFPGGSSSFKKSHGFSEAGYQIYKIAKELNDKGDYFPLWGTCLGFELLTYWDADRADHRVKCKSENQPLPLDFTLNYNNHRLFQLASHDIIHSLRYKNITSNFHSYCITEESLKKVGTEKNWITLSTNKDFDGLEFISSFEHSRYPFFGTQFHPEKNMYEWSIDKVIPHDEDATRANQYFARFFVEETRKNRHRFDTLNNELAHLIFNFPKTFTSHKSIYSECYLFKSEDDYPVEKFKNIKIEQGDENESDVSTDE
- the LOC134837438 gene encoding juvenile hormone esterase-like; its protein translation is MFKLTIFCLFIWILNVNSFPHENFKSDDELVVTLNHGGKVRGTEETTDAGQKFLSFKGIPYAKPPVGDLRLRNTQPHPGWAGTRDATKHGSNCIGQQMFSESVTGSEDCLFLNVYVPRLESKEKLPVMFWIHGGSFKSGSGDSEYYGPEFFMEEEVVIVTINYRLGFLGFFSTNDKAAQGNYGLKDCVEALKWVQNNIEAFGGDREQVTIFGESAGGASVHYLTLSPMANGLFRAAISQSGSALNPWSFQDDPKRIAYEAGTFLNLTFSNTEELVKGIREIDDPKIFVKFVGVAEDNQLPAFLQPIPFSPCVEPEDSEETRFLTETPLTIIQEKKFNKNIKYISGSNDKEMLLGIPQLNANPNFLQKLNENPHFLLPYEWHIDPDSEAAADIIDNIRKVYFHGQNITDTMDFIKYSTDRVFGYGIQKTAQLHSQSHEVFYYIFSFGGDLNIFKKLASLEQYEGAAHADELGYLWNFKALPSVSAESPAATVRTRMVKMWSNFGKFGNPTPEQSELNVIWSNLQSNLEYLNIDGDLESKEDPFSKRMAMWREMDQKYNKK